From one Triticum urartu cultivar G1812 chromosome 3, Tu2.1, whole genome shotgun sequence genomic stretch:
- the LOC125544481 gene encoding threonine synthase, chloroplastic-like: MATPAATTSSLSLLFTHHHSSTPQRFDRSHLRLPPRAAPRRTRCATEGASASTATKHRRPAEENIREEAARLRGPATTFSAWYEPFPPASDGDPNERYSLDEVVYRSTSGGLLDVRHDMDALARFPGSYWRDLFDSRVGRTTWPYGSGVWSKKEFVLPEIDSDHIVSLFEGNSNLFWAERLGREHLGGMNDLWVKQCGISHTGSFKDLGMTALVSQVNRLRRAPLSRPINGVGCASTGDTSAALSAYCAAAGIPAIVFLPADRISLQQLIQPIANGATVLSLDTDFDGCMRLIREVTAELPIYLANSLNSLRLEGQKTAAIEILQQFNWQVPDWVIIPGGNLGNIYAFYKGFEMCRVLGLVDRVPRLVCAQAANANPLYRYYKSGWTDFQSLVAGTTFASAIQIGDPVSIDRAVVALKATDGIVEEATEEELMDATALADLTGMFACPHTGVALAALFKLRDQGIIGTNDRTVVVSTAHGLKFTQSKIDYHDKNIKDMLCQYANPPISVKPDFGSVMDVLQKKLNGKI, from the coding sequence atGGCGAcgcccgccgccaccacctcctcacTCTCCCTCCTCTTCACGCACCACCACTCCTCCACCCCGCAGCGCTTCGACAGGTCCCATCTCCGCCTCCCGCCCCGCGCCGCGCCACGCCGCACGCGCTGCGCCACCGAGGGCGCCTCGGCGTCGACCGCCACCAAGCACCGGCGCCCCGCGGAGGAGAACATCAGGGAGGAGGCCGCGCGCCTCCGCGGGCCCGCCACGACCTTCTCGGCGTGGTACGAGCCCTTCCCCCCGGCCTCCGATGGCGACCCCAACGAGCGCTACTCGCTCGACGAGGTCGTCTACCGCTCCACCTCCGGCGGCCTCCTCGACGTCCGCCACGACATGGACGCGCTCGCGCGCTTCCCGGGCTCCTACTGGCGCGACCTCTTCGACTCCCGCGTCGGCCGCACCACCTGGCCCTACGGCTCCGGCGTCTGGTCCAAGAAGGAGTTCGTGCTCCCGGAGATCGACTCCGACCACATCGTCTCTCTCTTCGAGGGCAACAGCAACCTTTTCTGGGCCGAGCGCCTCGGCCGCGAGCACCTCGGCGGGATGAACGATCTCTGGGTCAAGCAGTGCGGCATCTCGCACACTGGCTCATTCAAGGACCTCGGCATGACGGCGCTCGTCAGCCAGGTCAACCGCCTCCGCCGGGCTCCGCTCTCGCGCCCCATCAACGGCGTCGGGTGCGCGTCCACTGGCGACACCTCCGCCGCGCTCTCGGCCTACTGTGCCGCTGCGGGCATCCCCGCCATCGTGTTCCTCCCCGCCGACCGCATCTCGCTGCAGCAGCTCATCCAGCCCATCGCCAACGGCGCCACGGTGCTCTCGCTTGACACGGATTTCGACGGATGCATGCGGCTTATCAGGGAGGTGACAGCTGAGCTGCCCATATACCTCGCAAACTCACTCAACTCGCTTCGGCTGGAGGGGCAGAAGACTGCAGCCATCGAGATATTGCAACAGTTCAATTGGCAGGTGCCGGACTGGGTCATCATCCCAGGAGGCAATCTGGGGAACATTTATGCTTTCTACAAGGGATTTGAGATGTGCCGTGTTCTTGGGCTAGTTGATCGCGTTCCACGTCTTGTATGTGCACAGGCCGCCAACGCAAATCCACTGTACCGGTACTACAAGTCTGGGTGGACTGATTTCCAGTCACTTGTTGCTGGAACTACATTTGCATCTGCCATACAGATCGGTGATCCAGTATCTATTGACCGTGCGGTTGTTGCGCTGAAGGCAACTGATGGCATTGTCGAGGAAGCTACAGAGGAGGAACTCATGGATGCCACGGCGCTTGCTGACCTCACTGGGATGTTTGCTTGCCCACATACTGGGGTTGCACTTGCTGCTCTGTTCAAGCTCCGTGACCAGGGTATAATTGGCACTAACGACCGCACGGTGGTTGTTAGTACAGCACACGGGCTAAAGTTCACACAATCAAAGATCGACTACCATGATAAGAACATCAAGGACATGTTGTGCCAGTATGCCAATCCACCGATCAGTGTGAAGCCTGACTTTGGGTCTGTCATGGATGTTCTCCAGAAGAAGCTCAATGGTAAGATCTGA